Proteins encoded within one genomic window of Camelina sativa cultivar DH55 chromosome 19, Cs, whole genome shotgun sequence:
- the LOC109130876 gene encoding uncharacterized protein LOC109130876, with translation MANSDWVMAYPSGRSEYLRFEGSDHRPLVTSFDPVKKYRKNLFRYDRRFKDNPEVSQLIFQAWNSDPTASIDHRLHLCRVAIIKWSKEQLLNSKQDILALSDQLEEAMCNNDASQSTIDNLNQKLASAYKQEEEYWKQHSRQLWLTLGDKNSGYFHAATKTRRAINNISVLESPSGNKVYEEKEIVKTISDYFQDIFTSQEGERNKVVQETL, from the coding sequence ATGGCAAACAGTGATTGGGTTATGGCTTACCCCTCTGGCAGAAGCGAGTATCTAAGATTCGAAGGTTCGGATCATCGTCCCCTCGTAACTTCCTTTGATCctgttaaaaaatatagaaagaaCCTGTTTCGGTATGATAGAAGATTCAAAGACAATCCTGAGGTTAGTCAACTTATCTTTCAAGCGTGGAACTCAGATCCTACTGCTTCCATCGATCACCGGTTACACCTGTGTAGAGTGGCTATTATCAAGTGGAGTAAAGAGCAGTTATTAAATAGCAAACAAGATATCCTAGCTCTTAGTGATCAACTTGAAGAAGCTATGTGCAACAATGATGCGAGTCAAAGTACCATAgacaatttaaaccaaaaacttgCATCAGCATACAAACAGGAGGAAGAGTATTGGAAACAACACAGCAGACAGCTCTGGCTTACCCTTGGAGATAAGAACTCGGGTTACTTCCACGCTGCAACAAAAACCAGAAGAGCCATAAACAATATCTCAGTGTTAGAATCACCCTCAGGAAACAAAGTTTATGAGGAAAAGGAAATCGTTAAAACTATCTCTGATTACTTTCAGGATATATTTACCTCTCAGGAGGGAGAAAGAAACAAGGTGGTTCAAGAAACCCTCTAA
- the LOC109130877 gene encoding uncharacterized protein LOC109130877 produces MGPPTETTQNLTVSDLILPSTREWNLELIKHILPAYEKEIRLLKPSLRGAKDIWAWLPTKDSVYSAKSGYFESTNSEDKNNSRCQDNPTSLEDFNWHKCIWSLKTSPKTKLLLWKAAHNALPMGANLLHRSVSDSAKCPHCDGEETILHLLFQCPFAAKTWSMLPVKSTLRVGTIKSIKEGIDLANKLTCLPPTGVGTSPIAPWLLWSIWTTRNQLIFNKKIVSAEETLSLAMQRAKECPIALT; encoded by the coding sequence ATGGGCCCTCCCACCGAAACTACACAGAACCTCACCGTATCAGATCTCATCCTGCCAAGTACCAGAGAATGGAACTTGGAGCTCATCAAACACATTCTACCAGCGTATGAAAAAGAAATCCGGCTATTAAAACCAAGTCTACGAGGAGCTAAGGATATATGGGCATGGTTACCTACCAAAGATAGTGTATACTCGGCAAAATCGGGCTATTTTGAGTCCACTAACTCTGAGGATAAAAACAACTCAAGGTGTCAGGACAACCCGACCAGCTTAGAAGATTTCAACTGGCACAAATGTATCTGGTCCCTCAAAACCTCCCCAAAAACCAAGCTGCTCCTTTGGAAAGCAGCCCACAACGCCCTCCCAATGGGTGCTAACCTCCTACACCGCTCTGTCAGTGACTCTGCAAAATGCCCTCACTGTGATGGTGAAGAAACTATCCTACACCTTCTCTTCCAATGTCCTTTCGCAGCGAAAACCTGGTCCATGCTCCCAGTTAAATCCACCTTACGGGTGGGaacaatcaaatcaataaaggaaGGTATCGATCTAGCTAATAAACTTACCTGTTTACCTCCAACTGGTGTAGGGACTAGCCCCATTGCCCCATGGCTGCTTTGGTCTATCTGGACTACCCGTAATCAGCTAATTTTTAACAAGAAGATCGTCTCTGCTGAGGAAACCTTGTCCCTTGCGATGCAAAGAGCCAAAGAATGCCCAATTGCCCTCACCTAA